One region of Chryseobacterium muglaense genomic DNA includes:
- a CDS encoding mevalonate kinase family protein, with translation MTNPLFYAKIILFGEYGMIEDSQGLVVPYSFYKGTLKFSDSDSEFEKKSNFHLNKYASFLENLSLPEQFRLDINRFKEDISNGLFFDSNIPQGYGVGSSGALVAAIFEKYCFTKHNPDSISKDDLKNIKAIFGEMESYFHGKSSGMDPLICYMNLPILIENKENLDKVAIPKGEEGKGAIFLIDSGIAGETGPMIQIFFEKMKTEGFRKTLKEEFIRYNNACIDSFLKKDMNPFFRNLKKLSYWAYEHFRPMIPESIFNIWKKGLDSNAYYLKLCGSGGGGYILGFTKDYEKAEKMLDGFHKEVIYRF, from the coding sequence ATGACGAACCCTTTGTTTTACGCTAAAATTATCCTTTTCGGAGAATACGGAATGATCGAAGACTCACAAGGTCTTGTAGTTCCTTACAGTTTTTATAAGGGCACATTGAAGTTTTCAGATTCTGATTCAGAATTTGAGAAAAAATCTAATTTCCACCTTAATAAATACGCTTCTTTTTTAGAAAATTTAAGTCTTCCTGAGCAATTCAGATTAGATATAAACCGTTTTAAAGAAGATATTTCAAACGGATTATTCTTCGATTCTAATATTCCTCAAGGATACGGAGTGGGTAGTTCTGGAGCTTTGGTTGCAGCAATTTTTGAAAAATACTGTTTTACAAAACACAATCCTGACAGCATTTCTAAAGACGATTTAAAAAATATCAAAGCAATTTTTGGCGAAATGGAAAGCTATTTCCATGGTAAAAGTTCAGGAATGGATCCTTTGATCTGCTACATGAATCTTCCGATTTTGATTGAAAATAAGGAAAATTTAGACAAAGTAGCGATTCCAAAAGGTGAAGAAGGAAAAGGAGCGATTTTCTTAATTGATTCAGGAATTGCAGGCGAAACAGGACCAATGATTCAGATTTTCTTTGAAAAAATGAAGACCGAAGGTTTCCGTAAAACGCTGAAAGAAGAGTTTATTCGCTACAATAATGCTTGTATCGACTCTTTCCTTAAAAAAGATATGAATCCGTTTTTTAGAAACCTTAAAAAACTTTCTTACTGGGCTTACGAACATTTTCGCCCGATGATTCCTGAAAGTATTTTCAACATCTGGAAAAAAGGTTTAGATTCTAATGCTTATTACCTGAAACTTTGTGGAAGTGGCGGTGGTGGCTATATTTTAGGTTTCACCAAAGACTACGAAAAAGCAGAAAAGATGCTTGACGGTTTCCATAAAGAAGTGATTTATAGGTTTTAA
- a CDS encoding MFS transporter — MSETEIQSTQNIKNNPKIMKAWAVYDWANSVYSLVITSAIFPIYYTILTTAYNKKEFVPEAGEIQEIPVRNMIKVFGEAYEPEAVLSFSYAISFFLVVLLSPFLSSLADTIGNKKSFLQFFCYLGATSCMGLAMFTGMENIFLGLLFSITASVGFWGSLVFYNSFLPDIATPDKQDALSAKGYIYGYIGSVVLLIICLVLIQVVAKGPDQAKIYIRISFLLTGAWWFGFSQYTFKHLPQFGDVKEKLPKDLVLLNYKNIFKKHQEQGGFFEVLKDNISFYKDIAKESFRELYSVGNKLFSDKALKFFLSSFFFYSVGMQTIFLMAVPFGSTVIFPKEADKYKLIITILVIQIIAIFGAFLFSRLSKKIGNKNVITIAVIIWIACCLSAYSLNKENPNVQLQFYGLAGLIGLVMGGLQAMSRSTYSKLLPENSMENTTYFSFYDVLEKLAIICGMLIFSVFIQKFHNMQYAFISMSAFFATGAILIRFLKTKI; from the coding sequence ATGTCTGAAACCGAAATTCAATCTACTCAAAATATAAAAAACAATCCAAAAATCATGAAAGCCTGGGCGGTTTACGACTGGGCAAACTCTGTGTATTCTTTGGTAATTACATCTGCGATATTCCCAATTTATTATACAATTCTTACCACTGCTTACAATAAAAAGGAGTTTGTTCCGGAAGCAGGAGAAATTCAGGAAATCCCGGTTAGAAACATGATAAAGGTTTTTGGAGAAGCTTACGAACCGGAGGCGGTTTTAAGTTTTTCTTATGCAATTTCATTCTTTTTAGTGGTGTTATTGTCTCCATTTTTGTCTTCTCTAGCAGATACAATTGGGAATAAAAAATCTTTTCTTCAGTTTTTCTGTTACCTGGGAGCAACATCTTGTATGGGATTGGCCATGTTTACAGGCATGGAAAACATCTTTTTAGGGCTTCTCTTCAGTATTACAGCGAGTGTAGGTTTTTGGGGAAGTTTGGTTTTTTACAACTCATTTTTACCAGATATTGCTACTCCAGATAAGCAAGATGCATTGTCTGCGAAAGGGTATATTTACGGATATATTGGTTCTGTAGTTTTATTAATTATCTGTTTGGTTTTAATTCAGGTGGTTGCAAAAGGGCCGGATCAGGCTAAAATTTATATCAGAATCAGTTTCCTATTAACAGGAGCTTGGTGGTTTGGTTTCTCACAATATACATTTAAACATTTACCGCAGTTTGGTGATGTGAAAGAGAAGCTTCCTAAAGATTTAGTACTTTTAAACTATAAAAACATCTTTAAAAAGCATCAGGAACAAGGTGGCTTTTTTGAAGTTTTAAAAGATAATATCAGTTTTTATAAAGACATTGCGAAAGAGAGTTTCAGAGAATTATATAGTGTTGGGAACAAACTTTTCTCAGACAAAGCGTTGAAGTTTTTTCTGTCTAGTTTCTTCTTTTACAGCGTCGGAATGCAGACGATATTTTTAATGGCTGTTCCGTTTGGAAGTACGGTAATTTTCCCTAAAGAAGCTGATAAATACAAATTAATCATTACAATTTTAGTTATTCAGATTATTGCCATTTTTGGAGCTTTCTTATTTTCAAGACTATCTAAAAAAATCGGGAATAAAAATGTGATTACCATTGCTGTGATTATTTGGATTGCTTGTTGTTTATCTGCATATTCTTTAAATAAAGAAAACCCAAATGTTCAACTTCAGTTTTATGGTTTGGCAGGTTTAATTGGTTTGGTAATGGGAGGCCTTCAGGCAATGTCGAGGTCTACTTATTCAAAACTTTTACCTGAAAACTCTATGGAAAACACAACGTATTTCAGCTTCTATGATGTGCTGGAAAAACTTGCAATCATTTGTGGGATGCTTATTTTTAGCGTGTTTATTCAGAAATTTCACAATATGCAATATGCATTTATTTCGATGTCAGCATTTTTTGCGACGGGAGCAATTCTTATCAGATTCTTAAAAACGAAGATATAA
- a CDS encoding UbiA family prenyltransferase: MSSEKESFQQKNYVSKSLFYRFSQLVGFLLGARFFVAVLLTFALYVSTFFLFNQEESFRKFVFDFKVHGIIFCTVLSILAGGIINQFYDFEKDHIVKPFRTRIQSFIQQKYFLYVYLALTVISLGVASFISYRVLIFFLVYQFFMWFYSHKLSRILILNNLTFVSLTLYPFFGMMVYYQTFSKKVFLMAIFLFLILLCIDIVKDTLTKSVDKAFGYTTIPNYFKTKNTKIILISLLIITMAVSMKLIVKTGISGFMAYYFTGGLFVMIICIYLLLNSSRRTKFLTLNILRFWVFIGIIAMLLNGIEGKL; this comes from the coding sequence ATGAGTTCTGAAAAAGAAAGTTTTCAACAGAAAAATTATGTTTCGAAATCTTTGTTTTACAGGTTTTCTCAGCTTGTAGGTTTTCTTTTGGGAGCAAGATTTTTTGTTGCTGTTCTACTTACTTTTGCCTTATATGTTTCTACTTTTTTCCTTTTTAATCAGGAAGAATCTTTCAGAAAATTTGTATTTGATTTTAAAGTTCACGGCATTATTTTCTGTACCGTTTTAAGCATTTTGGCAGGCGGAATCATCAATCAGTTTTATGATTTTGAAAAAGATCATATTGTAAAACCCTTTCGTACAAGAATTCAAAGCTTTATTCAGCAGAAATATTTCCTATATGTTTACCTTGCTTTAACGGTAATTTCGCTCGGTGTAGCAAGTTTTATTTCCTACAGAGTTTTAATTTTCTTTCTTGTTTATCAGTTCTTTATGTGGTTTTACAGCCATAAACTGAGCCGGATTTTAATTCTTAATAATCTCACTTTTGTTAGCTTAACATTGTACCCATTTTTTGGAATGATGGTATATTATCAGACTTTTTCAAAAAAAGTTTTTTTAATGGCTATTTTTCTGTTTTTGATTCTTTTATGTATTGATATTGTGAAAGATACCTTAACAAAAAGTGTAGATAAAGCTTTTGGTTATACCACAATTCCAAACTATTTTAAGACTAAAAATACCAAAATTATTCTTATTTCTTTACTCATAATAACAATGGCGGTTTCGATGAAGCTTATTGTTAAAACGGGAATTTCAGGTTTTATGGCTTATTATTTTACCGGAGGTTTATTTGTAATGATTATCTGTATTTATTTACTTTTAAATTCTTCAAGACGTACTAAGTTTCTTACGCTCAATATTTTGCGTTTTTGGGTTTTCATCGGCATTATTGCAATGCTACTCAACGGAATTGAAGGTAAATTATAG